In Methanosarcina barkeri MS, a single window of DNA contains:
- a CDS encoding acetyl-CoA carboxylase biotin carboxylase subunit, protein MFKKVLIANRGEIAIRVMRACRELGISTVAVCSEADKNALFAKYADEAYLIGPAPSSQSYLNMEAILAVAKNTGAEAIHPGYGFLSENPVFAKRCEEEGIVFIGPPSHVIAEMGSKIRARNLMAKAGVPIVPGTKDAVEDPVEAVKIAEEIGYPVLIKASAGGGGIGMKVVNSSDEFATALSSTRQMAGSAFGDSSVFIEKYVEEPRHIEIQILADGYGNTIYLSDRECSIQRRHQKLIEEAPSPIMTPELRAKMGEAAVRVAKTIGYVNAGTVEFLYSKGNFYFLEVNTRLQVEHGITEMVTGVDIVREQLRIAWGEKLEFNQEDIIIDGHSIECRINAEDPLNDFAPSPGKIRGYRSAGGPGIRVDSGVHTGYTISPYYDSMISKLCVWAKTRDAAIARMERALYEYVVVGVKTNIPFHKAVMRNPAFRRGDLTTAFIEDNNIMEAVEEVVKADAEKGATLASALEAKDKKVAAITAAVHAYVSMAQKTQR, encoded by the coding sequence TTGGAATTTCAACTGTTGCGGTCTGTTCAGAAGCTGATAAAAACGCCCTCTTTGCCAAATATGCAGACGAAGCCTACCTAATAGGCCCGGCCCCTTCTAGCCAGAGCTATCTGAATATGGAAGCTATTCTTGCAGTTGCAAAAAACACAGGAGCTGAAGCAATTCATCCGGGTTATGGTTTTCTCTCCGAAAACCCGGTCTTTGCAAAACGCTGTGAGGAAGAAGGAATTGTTTTCATAGGTCCTCCAAGCCATGTGATTGCCGAAATGGGAAGCAAGATCAGGGCTAGAAATCTTATGGCGAAGGCTGGTGTTCCTATTGTGCCAGGGACGAAAGATGCAGTTGAGGACCCGGTCGAGGCTGTAAAAATTGCAGAAGAGATCGGCTATCCTGTTTTGATTAAAGCCTCGGCAGGTGGCGGTGGAATTGGAATGAAAGTAGTTAATTCCAGCGATGAATTCGCCACTGCACTCAGCTCTACCAGGCAAATGGCTGGCTCAGCTTTTGGTGACTCCTCGGTTTTTATTGAAAAATATGTCGAGGAGCCCAGGCACATAGAGATCCAGATTCTGGCAGATGGATATGGAAACACGATTTACCTTTCGGATAGGGAATGCTCCATTCAGAGAAGGCATCAGAAGCTTATTGAGGAAGCTCCTTCACCTATCATGACTCCTGAACTCAGGGCAAAGATGGGAGAAGCCGCAGTCAGGGTAGCAAAGACAATTGGTTACGTAAATGCCGGGACAGTGGAGTTTCTTTATTCAAAGGGCAACTTCTATTTCCTTGAAGTCAATACTCGCTTGCAGGTCGAACATGGGATAACTGAGATGGTCACAGGTGTCGATATTGTAAGAGAGCAGCTTCGGATAGCCTGGGGAGAAAAGCTTGAATTTAATCAGGAAGATATTATTATTGACGGGCATTCTATTGAGTGCAGGATCAATGCAGAAGATCCGTTAAACGACTTTGCTCCGTCTCCCGGAAAGATCCGTGGATATCGGTCAGCAGGTGGGCCCGGAATCAGGGTGGACAGTGGAGTACATACAGGTTATACCATTTCTCCTTACTACGATTCAATGATTTCGAAACTCTGCGTCTGGGCAAAGACAAGGGATGCAGCGATTGCCAGGATGGAAAGAGCTCTTTACGAGTATGTGGTCGTTGGAGTAAAAACCAATATACCCTTCCATAAAGCAGTCATGCGTAATCCGGCCTTCCGCAGGGGCGACCTGACAACGGCTTTTATCGAAGATAATAATATTATGGAAGCCGTTGAAGAGGTTGTCAAAGCAGATGCTGAAAAAGGGGCTACTCTGGCTTCGGCTCTTGAAGCAAAAGACAAGAAAGTTGCGGCCATTACGGCTGCTGTGCATGCCTATGTGAGCATGGCACAGAAAACACAGCGGTGA
- a CDS encoding biotin--[acetyl-CoA-carboxylase] ligase: protein MGDKRSRIIKALKDAQKSPVSGEELGLKLGISRTMVWKYIKSLQADGYEIESSPKRGYVLKSVPQFLYPEEIQMGLKTTLLGKKIHYFEEVTSTNSIAKEIAASEEEGTLVIAEVQKGGRGRLGREWISPHGGIWMSVILKPGVPLRHASRLTLVAGLAVANVIRNMDLDARIKWPNDVRINGKKVCGILTEAKAEVDKVDYVVLGIGINVNMDLKDIPESFRAGSTTLKAELGRHIKRVSLLQDFLFELEQQYILFKTQPFSHILNDWLALSDTIGRDVKVTTPSRIIEGKAVGVTPDGALVIRKADDTREEIIAGRCIYARSR, encoded by the coding sequence ATGGGAGATAAAAGATCTCGAATTATCAAGGCACTTAAAGATGCACAGAAAAGTCCTGTTTCCGGCGAGGAATTGGGGCTCAAGCTAGGGATCTCCAGGACAATGGTCTGGAAGTATATCAAGTCCCTTCAGGCTGATGGTTATGAGATAGAATCATCTCCGAAAAGGGGATATGTCCTGAAATCCGTACCCCAGTTCCTGTACCCGGAAGAAATCCAGATGGGCCTCAAAACGACTCTTCTAGGAAAAAAAATTCACTATTTTGAAGAGGTAACTTCTACAAACAGTATTGCAAAAGAAATCGCGGCATCGGAAGAAGAAGGCACGCTTGTTATTGCCGAAGTGCAGAAAGGAGGCCGGGGCCGGCTGGGCAGAGAATGGATATCTCCTCATGGTGGAATCTGGATGTCTGTAATCCTGAAGCCTGGAGTCCCTCTGAGGCATGCCTCAAGGCTTACCCTGGTTGCAGGGCTTGCAGTTGCAAACGTTATTCGTAATATGGACCTTGACGCTCGCATTAAATGGCCAAATGATGTCCGAATTAATGGAAAAAAGGTTTGTGGAATTCTTACCGAGGCAAAGGCCGAGGTGGATAAAGTAGATTATGTTGTGCTGGGAATAGGGATTAATGTAAATATGGATTTGAAAGATATCCCTGAATCTTTCCGTGCAGGCTCCACAACTTTGAAAGCCGAGCTTGGAAGGCATATAAAAAGGGTCTCGCTCCTGCAAGATTTCCTTTTTGAACTTGAGCAGCAGTATATACTCTTCAAGACCCAGCCATTCTCACACATTCTCAATGACTGGCTTGCTCTCTCCGATACCATAGGAAGAGATGTAAAAGTTACGACGCCTTCACGAATTATAGAAGGCAAAGCCGTAGGAGTAACTCCAGACGGAGCTCTCGTA